From the genome of Scytonema hofmannii PCC 7110, one region includes:
- a CDS encoding ABC transporter substrate-binding protein: protein MAEWRITFAWIALFLVSVLLLGLLCFGTLWSGQRWVAEERISFGEKSLIPGKPSSNKTDGMNRIKEKDWQQAQTYLDKSLNEFLNDPEARIFSNNAEIGTAESYTIAVSVPLLKEKNNSLENYNNSLEILRGVAQAQNEFNSTRGRSQARLKVAIASDDNDPKVAKQVATALANNSDVLGVVGHYASGVTIAAKDIYTSEKLVAITPISTSVDLTKNFHPSKNSKPYIFRTVPSDSDTAQALKNYMFQNLNKNNNVTIFYNSNSNYSKSLACEFRNAVVDAKEQKCDFKNSDLNAKGQVREVNWYDLYEQNFNAALSVKQAIDKGTQVLMLAADTSTLPKALEVIRSAKGKNLNILAGDDVYTPDTLKVGDTAVGMVVAAFWHIDRAPNRNFVSKSQKLWGEGAIVNWRTALAYDATQALIAAIQSNLTRSGIQQALSSGKLKITGASGDIEFLPSGDRKNPKVELVKIVCTNSSSTSYKFVSVAAYEDKRSGDCPGSLTNNSSPTPTPWPIPTATPTFD, encoded by the coding sequence ATGGCAGAATGGCGCATAACATTTGCTTGGATTGCTCTTTTTTTGGTTTCCGTGCTCTTATTGGGATTATTGTGCTTTGGTACATTGTGGTCTGGTCAACGTTGGGTAGCTGAAGAACGCATTAGTTTTGGTGAGAAAAGTTTAATTCCAGGAAAGCCTTCCTCGAATAAAACAGATGGGATGAACAGGATAAAAGAGAAGGACTGGCAGCAAGCACAGACTTATTTAGATAAATCGCTGAACGAGTTTCTTAACGATCCAGAAGCACGTATTTTCTCTAACAACGCCGAAATTGGCACTGCAGAAAGCTACACCATTGCTGTATCTGTACCCCTTCTTAAAGAGAAAAATAATTCTTTAGAAAATTATAATAATTCTTTAGAAATTTTACGTGGGGTAGCCCAAGCTCAAAATGAATTTAATTCAACAAGAGGACGTAGTCAAGCACGTTTGAAGGTAGCGATCGCATCGGACGATAATGATCCAAAAGTTGCTAAACAAGTTGCTACAGCCTTGGCAAATAATTCTGATGTATTAGGTGTAGTCGGTCACTACGCTAGTGGTGTCACCATAGCAGCAAAAGATATTTATACATCCGAAAAACTTGTAGCCATTACTCCCATCAGTACTTCTGTTGACCTTACAAAAAATTTTCACCCTTCAAAAAACTCTAAACCGTATATTTTCCGCACAGTTCCCAGTGATAGTGATACTGCACAAGCATTAAAGAATTATATGTTCCAAAATTTAAATAAAAATAATAATGTAACAATTTTTTACAATTCTAATAGTAACTACAGTAAGTCACTTGCGTGTGAGTTCAGGAATGCTGTTGTAGATGCAAAAGAACAGAAGTGTGATTTCAAAAATTCTGATTTAAATGCAAAAGGACAGGTGCGTGAAGTTAATTGGTATGATTTGTATGAGCAGAATTTTAATGCCGCTTTGAGTGTAAAACAGGCCATTGATAAAGGTACCCAAGTACTAATGTTAGCCGCCGATACGAGTACTTTACCAAAAGCGCTGGAAGTGATTAGGTCTGCCAAGGGGAAGAACCTCAATATTTTAGCAGGAGATGATGTTTACACCCCAGACACTTTGAAAGTTGGAGACACAGCAGTTGGGATGGTGGTAGCAGCTTTTTGGCATATTGATAGAGCTCCCAATCGAAACTTTGTCAGTAAATCTCAGAAGCTTTGGGGTGAAGGTGCTATAGTGAACTGGCGAACTGCCCTTGCCTATGATGCAACACAGGCTTTGATTGCGGCAATTCAGAGCAATCTGACTCGAAGTGGAATACAACAGGCTCTCTCCTCAGGAAAATTGAAAATTACTGGAGCTTCTGGTGATATTGAGTTTTTGCCGTCGGGCGATCGCAAGAATCCTAAAGTAGAACTTGTGAAAATTGTTTGCACTAACAGTTCTAGTACTTCCTACAAATTTGTCTCTGTTGCAGCTTATGAAGATAAACGCTCCGGTGATTGTCCCGGTTCACTGACTAATAATTCAAGTCCAACCCCGACTCCTTGGCCGATACCTACTGCAACGCCTACATTTGACTAG
- a CDS encoding glycosyltransferase, which translates to MVILLVLFSSLLSLITYLRYLRQAMVEIPQLCLSRDILSENFLNSGFPKVSVIVPAYNEADNIQDCVISILYSTSLLVDKFELWVVDDQSTDNTLTILNTLKKNLSDSRLKILPGKPRPAEQVWTGKNWACTQAAKRAFGEFLLFIDADVRLKPRAIETVVQAAESKQIDLLNCIPAVVCGSLVEWLVQPLMFINLLISLNSVAVKDPKTKTAFAAGPFMLFQRSSYEKIGGHQAVASCVAEDVALARRIKESGLKLQHFLGANLAKLRMYRSWASLWEGWTKVLYSGAQRSLWLMVSLALLMLNIYVIPWLVLVIVFSKSFLIGWKTVDLLAICLALIAILLQYNLRTLTAQAFRSSPKYWWLHGLGGLLVAVIAIASVIKTETGWGWTWRGRTLKHPISPRE; encoded by the coding sequence CTATTTTCTTCTCTGCTTAGTTTGATTACTTACTTACGTTATTTACGACAGGCAATGGTCGAGATACCGCAACTATGTCTATCAAGAGATATATTATCTGAGAATTTTCTTAATTCTGGATTTCCCAAAGTTTCAGTGATTGTTCCAGCCTATAACGAGGCAGATAATATCCAAGATTGCGTTATATCTATTTTGTATAGCACAAGTTTATTAGTTGACAAGTTTGAACTTTGGGTAGTAGATGACCAATCTACTGATAATACCCTAACAATTCTCAACACCCTTAAAAAAAATCTCAGTGATTCACGGCTGAAAATTTTGCCAGGAAAACCCCGACCAGCGGAACAAGTGTGGACGGGTAAAAACTGGGCTTGTACTCAAGCTGCTAAACGAGCTTTTGGAGAATTCTTGCTCTTCATTGATGCTGATGTCCGACTGAAGCCAAGAGCAATTGAAACAGTGGTTCAAGCAGCGGAATCAAAACAAATAGACTTATTAAATTGTATACCAGCAGTAGTTTGTGGGTCTTTAGTAGAGTGGTTGGTACAGCCACTAATGTTTATTAATCTGCTGATTTCTTTGAACTCTGTGGCAGTAAAAGACCCTAAAACCAAAACAGCTTTTGCAGCAGGACCTTTTATGCTGTTTCAACGCTCATCTTACGAGAAAATAGGAGGACATCAAGCAGTTGCAAGCTGTGTTGCTGAGGATGTAGCTTTGGCTCGACGCATTAAAGAGAGTGGTTTGAAGTTGCAACACTTCTTAGGAGCAAATTTAGCAAAATTAAGGATGTACCGCTCTTGGGCATCACTTTGGGAAGGTTGGACTAAAGTTTTGTACTCGGGTGCCCAAAGAAGCTTGTGGCTAATGGTATCCCTAGCTCTGCTAATGCTAAATATTTATGTGATTCCTTGGCTAGTATTAGTCATTGTGTTTAGTAAAAGTTTTTTAATTGGTTGGAAAACGGTTGACTTGCTGGCAATTTGTCTAGCTTTGATTGCTATTCTCCTCCAGTACAATTTGCGGACACTAACAGCACAAGCATTTCGTAGCTCTCCAAAATACTGGTGGCTGCATGGTTTGGGAGGTCTACTGGTTGCAGTCATTGCCATTGCTTCAGTGATTAAGACTGAGACGGGTTGGGGTTGGACTTGGCGAGGTCGAACGCTTAAGCATCCTATTTCACCTCGTGAATGA